One Vicia villosa cultivar HV-30 ecotype Madison, WI linkage group LG5, Vvil1.0, whole genome shotgun sequence genomic window, TAATACTGTGCCATCAAAAGTGTGACACCGACATGATCTCAGATGTGTCCTCGCTCATAAATGATACACTAGAATTTTTTAAAGAGGAAACcatgataaaatatttaattaaaaagcaGAAGCGGAATAGAGTATCAGAAATACAtttaacaacaaaaagaaaactcACAACAACACCAAAAACactaaacacaaacacaacacgGAACACACAATACCACAGACTTATGGATGCCAATGGTGGAAAGATGCACTACCTTAACTGGAGATGAAGATGAACCAGGCTATGTTAGGTTAGTTTCGGGTTTCATGTTTCCTCAGCAAGATGGAGAAAGGTCATGGATCAAAGAGAGGTTATGTTAGAAGAACTTATTAttgttaaaaattattaaatagagTGTTGCGCATTCGAACTTTTGCACCGTTGCAAACTCGTTAGACTAATGTGGTGCAATCAGCATTTATGTAAATTTATACTGACATTTGCATATATCCATTTCAGAAACATAGTACATGTTTAGGCGTAATCTTAAGAATTTATATTTGGAAATGTTGACCTTGTAGATTCAGCTCTTTCTTCAATTTTTAttgacaagaaaaagaaagaaagaaaaaaagtccAAGAGAAATTGAATGAACCACCTACCACTCCTTCTGGTGCATTCAATTGTTTGCACATGATCCATGGAACTCCAGTATCTAGCCCAACAGCCATGTTTCCTGCCCATTGAATATACCGCGTGCCGTGTTCTTTGTATGCCTGTTGAACAGATGTGTATTCATTTTCAATCTGACAAATCAACaatgatgaaaaaataaatcTAATGCAGTCACCATTCTTTACATGCAAAACTCTACTAAAAGCCGCTGGTGGTAAGCATCTTAATAATACCAGCATCACCATTCTTTAGGAACTTGGgctccttctctatctctttaaCAGAACGTCCGTCAATCTTGGTAACAAGCTCAAAACCAGAGATGGGAACAAATGGAAATTTATCTGGGTTATATCCAACCTTCTTCATATAGGATGAAACttccttcacaatttcttcatACCTATTCTTGGAGTACTTGGGTGTAGTGGCATCCATCTATTTGCAATAACAAACAATAAGTATTTCTATAAATTAGTTATGAGAATATAGAATTATTCAAAAGCTGAAACTGAAAATTACCTTGTTGCAACAACATGAAAAGAATTTCTACATAAtgattcaaaataataaaaactacAGATGATAATGCAGACCTGTCATTATTCACAGCTATGTTGAAAAGAGCCATTGCTCCGCTTTCCTGAGCCATCAAATTCCTTTCATGTAAAGCCGATTGTAAAAACAGAACAAGTGCTTCAACAAACCCATTAGCCCCCATAAGAATCCTAGCTTCTTCATCATCCCTCAGCAACAGCCTTAACTTATCTACCACTTCATATTTCCCCTTCCAATTGTTCTCCTCAGTCAAGACTTTCAGAAAATTAAGATACTGCTCGGTGTCTTCCTCTTGTGCAGATACACTTTCAGCTTCATTTTCCCCATATTCCTTTGAGTTACAACTCTCTTCTACAGGAACCACTCTGACACCCTTCAGTTTGCAAGAGTTGACACTATTTACAGATCTTGAATTTGCAGACTCAGACTCTGATATTACCAATCTCCAATAGTTAAGATCAAGAGACTCAGGAGGGCCTTCGGGAATAGGAATTCCATTTTGTTCGCACCAACTAGCAACAAGACCCTTAACACAGTAATTAGGAGTCAAGCAAAGATGTGGAAGATTCTGTTGGGTCTTTGGGCAGTTGTTATGCCCATCACTGAACCATTTCTCTATGCAAACTCTTTCATATGTTTGCCCCGAAGCAATAATAATTGGATCATACATAAGCTGCAGATATATTGGACACCTTAACTCCTCAGGTGGTAGAGCCATCTGCCCCGGCTCCATATTATTATTTGGCGTGAAACTAAAGGAACTAAGTTTTGAAAGCTGTCTGCCAAAAGCCTGATTATGAGAAACGGGAACACCGTCCTCATTAGACCCCTGAACAGTGGGAGAACAAGGACCAGAACCCTGAGAATCAGTATCGTCTGAAAACTCATTTCTGAATAACTTGGAGTACTTCCTCATAAGATGCAAAAGATATGCAACAATTGATTCCTTTCGTTTGTCCTCCTCAGCCCGAGCCTTGTCTATAAGTTTCTTGAGAGCTCTTCTTTCAGCAAGAGCTGCTCTTGAAGATGTGATTCCAAGTCTAGTAGCAGCCTGGTGAAAAGATTCAAGCTCATAACTTTCACTATCTTCGTCAAACTTCTTGCCCTGCTGGAGCAATGTAATTAGATCATCACCAACTTGCTTCTCTAAGGGGTCAAGTGCAAATTCCACACTTGCAAATTCATTCACAATCTCCTGAACCTGAACAGGTAATGTCATACCCCAGACTAGGTTAAAAATTGACAGCGAAAACAATTAAAAAGGAACATCTGTGCATGTGTATAAACATACAACTGATACAAGGGACAATATTAAAGAAAACAAAATCCATAAGATCACCAACAAGGTGGTATTCATTTATTttggaataaaatatttaaaacagaGCTCCTAATTCAGATGCCAAAAAAGGAAAACCATATCGTAATAGCGTTTGAAGTTTATTACCTGATATCCAATGGATTGTGGAACAATATCTTCCACCCGCCTAAGACTATCTTCAAGAGCACATTTAACCTTCTCAAATTTTAGGAGAACGGAGTCCCCAATTACAGCCTGCATCACAATCAATCTCAAGTAAGATAATCTGCAAAAGTATCTCAGGTCGATAAACCTCCAACCAACAACAGATAATTGTTTAATAAGATAAAATCCTTGCAAACTTAATCCGCAAGTAACGCTATAGAAGAAATGAATCATACCAGGTAAAGTTTACTGCACACTGAGCAATGATGGAGAACATTCTTGGCTTTCTCCAAGGCCACATGCAATGAACATAATGCCCGAATTCCGGTTTTACTCCTAGGCCTAGCTGCTTCTAAAGAGGGAAATATTGACAATACTTTGCAATATACTATAGAAAGATTCTTCATAAATCTAAAAGCTAGTGCAAACGGATGAGGCAAGGGAATTTGAAAAATGCAATAGGAATCTAGCATAATCTCAAGTTGAATCATACAATGGGAATCTAAAGAAAACACTAGCTGCAATCAAGTCATGCTGTTGCTAAGAgcctttttttgtattttttgtatgGAACACAAACTACATTCAACTTGATTAGACGACAATAAACAAGAAATTTTATAAAACTGAGACATTTCATATTTCTCTCAATAATAGCTTTCCTCTGATTCAATAAATATATAAGGagtctatgaagcacggacatcgCAAAAACGACAGCGACACTGACATGTCGACAacgataaaaatttgaaaaaacgaataaattaaatgtaatcacaAATGTCGGAGACAATTTCGGAAACTAACACGAACACACCTACTTTCTGAGGTGTCGGTTTTACAAAGTTAGAGATCaattaaaccatttctttttctaACATTCTATTGCAAGAATTACTACTTCAAAATGAAATCGAAATTCGAAAATAGATTCATTCATAACAAGCAATCTAAAGGTTCACAAATCAATTCACCAAATTCAAAGATATCAAATAGTGCAGAGTCAGTGATTGATGAAACATCTCAAATCTTATCAAACGAAAAAATAATTTGACTCAACTTATGCAACAATAGCAAAATTCATGAACAAATGGAAATTTGTAAATCATATCTACAGAAACATAGTGAAGAGATTCTACCTCCAACGACGAGCAGCTTGGCTAACTGGCTCGCCGGTGTGAAGCATAAGAAATAGGTGGTGAATAGAAGAGGGTGTGAACGAGGAAGAAATGGAAGATGAAGCAAGGTGCAAGGGGTTCAAATATGGTaagttctttttgtttttagggttTTGGTGAAGGAAATGAACTGAATCAAGGTTCGCCACGATTTTGGGAAGCTAGAAAACCTAAGCTCTGTGCACTGCGCGcgaaaacaaatagaaacaatTCTGATATGGCTTTGTTCTTCGATTCCGTTTTTGGTAAAATTTGTTGAGAACTGGGTTTAGAAGAGAGTTCTGTTGAAAATTTAGTGTAGAACTTGTTCAATACtatgaattggattatatgtttaAGATTATTTTATTCACCTAATAAATTTATATTCATTAATATCTACTCATTAAtttgttaataatatttaaattatttattattatattatatagattatatattttcagttataaaattaaataaatattttaaatttatataaaattacaccctttttttggtttaaagggagtaattgaaatttgattataataatatttttaatttaaatccgtttttaaaaaatatggtgTATATATCACCTGATAATCTTTAAAATGATACTTTATTTACAAGATTGCCACCACAtttcttatttacacccgtttttaatatattgggtgtaaattttaaaattatattaatctttttGTACTAGTGTATAGAATAAatataatgttatatatataataacaacaataataataaaaaccatcAAAATCTATGTAGTCATTGTCACCACTATACATTAATAATCCTCTACCCAGGAAGTTTTTCATATCACATAGCTAATTTCTGTCCAACCTTGCTTTGTTTGCATCCATTGCTAATCGAATAAAAGAAGAACCATCACCTTGCATAACCAAGTTTGGATTAAACTGTGGTTCCAAGTTATGGCCAACATGGTCATAGTTTATGAAAGGGGGATTGTAGTAATCCATAGTAGGAGCTTCATTATCATCTTGCACATTCCCTTGAGTCATCATCATTCTATTTTCATAAGCATCCTTTATAATAATGTTGGAACTATTATTAGCACCACATTGTCGAGGTTGAGTTTGGTAAAAGACTTTTGAAACAACTAATTCAccatctttctcttcttcattactACCAATATGGTATTGATGCATCACCCAATTAGTCTTCTCAGGCTTCTTTTGTCTTCCATAGTTAGTGTAGAGTACTAGTATCTTTTTGAAACCTTTGATAGCACCCCCAATAAAAACTGGTCTGGTTTTTCCTGTTTTGTGCCATCTTGTCTCACTTCCTTCTTCATCTGTTTGAACCTTTCTTCTTTTCCTTGTTCCTGTTGTGTATGCTTTTGATGGCCTGTGAAAGAAGTGCCGAATCTGTCCATCTTTTCTTACACCTGCATCAGAATAGTGCATGTTTCATAAATGAGATATTATAACCGAAGATATACTGAAATGAGATTGAGAAAACACAAACATTGGATAGACATAAATGGCTTGTTGGTGAAGATATGAAAATGTTATCAAAAGAAAACATGCATTTTCATGATTTTGGTTTGTTCTTTCTTGCTTTTTCTCCCTTTTGATGATTATGTGCAGTTACTATACGTCATGACATGTGATTAATGTTTAGGGTTGTTAGGATTCAAGACAACTTTCTCATTTAGTGTCTCTTTGTGCTTTAAtctcaatgaaatttatttacaaaacaaaCAACAATAAAGAAAATACTACTCCTAGAAAGAAAACTAAATTTTCAATGATGTACATGTCATGATTAGGTGCTAGATACATATTACAAATCAATGCAAGAACTAAAAATGAAGCAAACAAGACGTTATATTCATTTGACTGGTAAAATATCTTATTCGAGGGTCTTTGTTTGTTTAATTTTCTGCTAATTATTTTTCACAAACCAACCCCAACTTATAGATTCTATCATATAACATACAAAGTATATTTCATAGGGAAAAATGAAATTAAGACCTGGTAACTTTTCTGGATGAGTGTAACAGATTCCGTTTTCGCCTTCAAGCGTTGGTATGAACTCATCAATAAGAGGATGGAGTTTGGGGACATCAAACAGAATCTTTGCTTCCAAATGATGCAGTATCTCTTGATCATTCGGATCGAACTTCACTCCAGCTGGTAATCCTGGCAAATCATTGATTCCACCCTAGTAATATATTCATTCATTAAACACAATCaattataaaatttcaaaaaataggttgtaaattataataataatgatatgaTAAAATGAAAATACCTGATCTTGAAATTCAATGTTATGACCACATGAGGGACAACTTAAGGTTCGAGTTTGGGTTGATTTTGATTCATCAGTGATAAGAGTATTTTGGTTGGATGTGATTAGTTCAATGCCTCTATCTTGATCATTTGAGTCATTGCACCATGTCATGATGATATCTTTAATTGAGATTCTCCAATTCTAtcaacataaaaacaaaactttatctCTTCTAGTGCATGATTGAAGTGTGATTAGAGTTGCagatagagagaaagagaaggagaATGAAGCAAAGGGAAGGGACATAAGTGATAGGATAAAGAAAAGAAATGTAGGAGTCAAGAGTGGGGTCTACATATAGGAAAAAGGCTGCTTGAACGCCAAGTTTCCTTGTGTATATACGCTTGTCTACATCATGACTTTATACACcttatttatataaatttcaattgaatataagtgtgtcaaaattcaaaaatgagttgaatataaaataatattatattaatgtaGAAGTGAAATAAAACTAAGTAattaagaaaagagaaaaatagaGGAAAGGGTGGTGGTGGGTAAGAGTGGAGATGGGGCAACCTGATTCTTCTTGGTAGGACGTTTCACCTCTTTTGAATTAGAGAGAGATATGTGTCTCTCTGTGTGTTGGAAGTTCAGCTGCAGTGTCAAATTAGAGTGTACTTAAAGTTATATAATGTTTCAGACACGTATATACGAACCGACACAGAATGTTACATATATCATACCAGAAAAATACGTATATGAGACTAGAGATAGATGTATATATATACTGTATTTTAAATAGTATATTGTAGTACAGTAGTAATTACTGAATTTTCACGTGTTTTCAACGCAAGTTGGTTGAAACATTTTTACTGGTGTTGGGGTCAGCAAGACAGCGTTTGAAATGATGCAATTGGTTAAGAGTATATTGAAGTAAAGGTTACGAAGAAAATACACGAGATTAGCATAAGCCTCCATTAAGAATTGATAATACAATATAGTATCCGACAAGTCATTGTGAGCTTCTCAAAGAAGCCACGCAACGAGAAACTTACGCAACAAGTTACAGCTGGttttgtttgtacttgttttctttttagggttttagGGCTTTTTTGAGATGCTGTTTTTCGAGATATTTATTATATACGCGTATACACTTGTCTTGCATTGGTGTAGATGGGGATTATTATTTTGAAGAGAAGAGGGAGTGAAAGAAGGAGACCATGAAACTTTATGCAAAAAAACATGATTATTTTGTTGCATGGAATATGGATATATATGGAATAATTAATAATAGAACTCAATATTTGAGTGCCTTCTTGAAATCAAATAACTTGCCCAATATTTATTTTGAGTAGTATTTAAACTGAGGGTTGAATATATTTTAGTttctataaaattataattgattgaatttagtttatatataatTTAGTAAATGCTAAAATCAACTGTTaatcttttatttataattttgtttatatttaaaatagaaaaaaaaatgaatgggATGTAATTTTGTgttgaagtttttttttctttttgtgtaagcaagataatATATAAggggaaaaaaaaatttaaatatctaggtttcataaaaaaaatacgaaaaaaaccatgttttcggggtatttaccaaactgtctaggtttgggatacCAGAACactgaatgcgccaaatgaaatggcgcataggtgtatattttgggtgcatgcgccaaatgaaatggcttgCCCTAAAATTCCCATtgcatgcgccaaatggaatggctcataagtctagggttttgccctagaagccaaaccatttggcgccatAGTTCTagggccttttttttttttatttttttttcaattttttttaattcattttaaattgggaaaatgataattttattttttatttttttatttgttatgatgtttacttaaaaaaattagtAGAATATTTTTTTCGGCTTTAAAATGAAATGCAGAAAACGATAATCAAAAGTGTAACATCGattgcaatataaattaaaaactaatcatcgattacaatattttttaaaaactgaacatcgattacaatataatttaaaagcTAAACATCGGTTACAATCAAATTCAGAAACGACACAGAAGACTAATGAATAGTACAACAAAATGATCAATGACGgccatcaccaagatagccatccgttccgcaaCCTGGTCTTGTAATGAGCcgtttaccgcgatcgttgattccgccgcgaatattgacaccgcctcttgccctagccctacccctgcccctttgtgcttcttgttgggtttgtgtcaccggggctggtactgggatgtcacgtggatcgctgtctatgaattcgtcgatgcccccataattatccggaaaaccgctgttgtaaagtcggttacccattcCCTCAAATGTGCTTATTCGTGGCGGTGGAGTGGGGTGGGAAAAGACTTCCGGCGCATAGCATCCcgcagcactagaactaccttggtTAAAGGCGAATTGGTTTGTAGGTGTTGCGTAGCCGGAGGGGGCGCCACGGTAagaggattcaccatgaggaccatcgtcgggactaagatgaaggctagaTGAACCGGGAGTTAGGTTTTGGCCGAATCCCCTTGATGACCCAGCAAATGTTGAAAATCTGAATGGTTGCGAGTGGGTCTGATATTGGTCAGAGGAAGGATGGCGGTCTTCATACCCTTGTAATGGTTGAGATTGGGATTGGAACATAGTTGATTGGCGGATGTTGCGTGCGGAACGGGATGGAGTACTGAaaatgttttgttgttgttgctggagttgttgttgttcctggagttgttgttgGCGGTGTTGCAGGCTTTCTTGTTGTCGCTGCTGAAGTCGTTGTTGTTGtcggagttgttgttgttcatgttgttgttgttgttgttgttgtggttcttcttctggttgttgttgttgtggcaagatgtAGTTTTGTGCACGGGGATCATTTAAATAGAACGGAGCTGCAAGAAACAAGTTTGGGGTTGTGGCTGTACGATACCAATTCATGTATTCAGGAGATggtttcatttcatggtcactAACGGGGAAGTTCAGGACATACTGGCGACGGTTCTTCCACATCTGGCGATGATCGGGTGCAAAATTCTTCCAGTgttggtgtgtccattgatggttcactctttttaggtgccacactcccaagtcaacagGAGGGTCGGGTATCCGTTGACGCATCCCAAACTGAAGCATTACCCGGTCGCTGTGATGCATTTCTATTATGTTGTACCGGATTAAGCAGCACTTTGTCGTCCAGATTTCTGCATCCTGCGCTCTAGGCTCATACTCGCACTCGAGATacggtcgccatatgaactgCATGCATGAGATTTATACATTACTTTGTGAAAAAATATTTACGGAAAATACTTATAAAACAGaagaaaagaattagagataATACCTGATGGGGACCAAGGTGATCAATTAGAGATCGGTACATTGTTATGTTTGATCGAGGATTacgtgtgaagtccatttttttcacacaatatctacaacaaaaaaataatgatttagttagaatggagtAGATTGTGTAAAGAGAAAATGGTATACTACAAACTTACCTCAAGGCATACGGAAAGTCCCAACTACCGttgttaaccggggccagtatgggcatcctccaccacccccacacctgcaccaacagggcgcatccGTAGAATGTGCAGCACTCAGCAACCGCGTTTTTGCATAGTGACTGGTACAAGGTAGCCAGTACCGCAGACCCCCAGCTGTACAGACCAACTCTACTAAAATCCATTAgcaaacgaagatacataaagttaaccgtgttaccagtgctatctgggaacaaaacgtttccTATAAGCAACAATACGTAACACCTAGTTTTCTgcagtatggtctcttggggagacgcatcattcaagtgaaaatttttataataatcctTTAACCTCTTGAGGTTAACACCTTGCCCCCTAGCACCAACGGCTCCTTCTATCAAGTCTATTCCAAGTGCCTCTTGGCATAAGCTATTCGCCTGCATAACAcaaccattaattgccttaccatCAACAGGAAGGCCTAGTAGCATATGGACATCTTcaagggtgatggtgcactcccctgtcggaagatggaaggtgtgtgtTTCTGGCCTCCAACGTTCTagcaaagcaagaacaaacttgtggtcAATAGAAGACTCGGCGATCCTGCTAATCGGACCGAAACCAGCAATGTTCAGGTATGGTATAATGCGTTCGTCCGGGGCGATGGTATGTTTACTACGAGTGCGAAAGCGTTGAACGTTCTGAAAAGAGTAAGAATgccaaaaaaaatcagttagtTTATCAGTTAGCAAGGCGTGATTTTAAAGTAACACTAATACACTTACGAAGGTAGCGATGTTCTGGggggttcctctgtgtgtttcgcccatggttaggagagacatggttgaaggcTGAAAATTCGTAAGCTGATTGCAAAAGGATTGTTCTAAGAGTAGATGAGTTACAATGGTGATGTATCTGCAGAATTCCAAGTGCTATATATATTGATGAGGGAAAAACGGTAACATCATGCATGCTTGACATGTCAACACAGCCATAATTGTTTGGTGTTGCTTCTGCAGGATGTGTTGGCATGCATGCAGTCAAAGTATCGGTGACAAGGCATGGTTAGATGCATGCAGCTCAGGTCTATGTGACAGCTCGGGTAGCATGCATGCAGGAGTAGGAGGAATCCTGGCAGGAATCTGATCAGGAATCTTAGCAGAAATTTTTACAGTCGCATGCTTGTTAACAGTAACTCCATGCTGGTTTACAGTAACTCCTGGAATCGTTTCAGCACATGCAtgtggggaccatgtggggccaGGTGGTGGTCCACACCAACAAGGCATGCGCCAAATCAATtggcattttttaaaaaaaattcttctaatgcgccatttcatttggcgacTTCCTGTAAAGAAAAGGCACTAATGCGCCAATTCAAATGGCGCATTAGAAggatcatttttttttcttttcaaaattagggtttccgtttatgaattagggttttggtacTGTCACCTACTTGGTCTTCCCAGAAGAAACCCTAATGAGAAAATGAGGCAACGGCAAGACGTCTatgcctctataaattagggtttcgggCGCACTATTACCCACACTGAAAAATGAGaactcgaataaggccagatggTTCGCACCGGACTTCTGAGCCTCCACCTCCTGTTAGGCGTCTGAATTATCAACCGGACGTTCGTAGAAGGAACGGCTACGTTATCTTCTCGgcagtcaaacctcccatgcaagTGATGTTCTGGAATATCCAAACCATGGAGCAGCTTAAGAGAAACATCCTCAGGTTTCTGGACGGGGAGTTCGTTCCAGGCGAACAAATccgatctatcaagagacttcgaacaaggggaggtgtttttctcggaaggcagcgttggtgggagactatggaagacgacatccaatgcactctaatgatggaggacagagaagacattgttttaaccgttgttatATCCTAGGCGCTACTATTTCTATATCATTTCAGTAACTTCTGTATTGTTCAATTAAATGCTCTTAGCATATctgtacctttcaattaaatgttgttaacatatttcaatgaaatgatattttattaaagttattaataattaacaataaaatttccCTCTGCCTTCCACCCGCTATAAATAGCAGTGTCTGTGTGGAGTTGAAGTCCCAACCCTTATTTCAGTCATAGTgtaaacacttaaaaatgaactCTGTTTGGGCGGTGGTCTTCtatgaggaaggtagtcacatgcgggttTGCCTCAACCCTCACTGGAATTTCCAGAgagttgttagagccatcaacactgggtttcgtcaactcgatggtccaaccagaaaagttaaacagctAGAATACCggtgtccatacattacgttgaccgataataaccctgaaggcacctacatgtattattgggatcgtgtgaaagacgatgtggacgtggatctaatgttttggacacacagtggagaagttaaccgaggcgttgaagatcCCCTTGTTATTGCAGTGACACtagagtagtttagattaactgTTGTTTTATTTGTTCCAAAGAGTACTAGTTGTTCTgtgttcttttctcttcttttgtaTTCTGCAACGTAACATCGTGATTTACCGATGGTTTTGTGTTGTCAACGCATGGTcatggaattaaaaaaaatgtggtTGTTGTGGTAGTTGTTTTCGTCTGGACAATATTTAACCTAGTGGACGGGTACAATAATTAACATAcatataattgataatttatatacgtaattattaactatagttataattagtaaaatatattattaaactacaaataattgttaattacaaatttatttgtttattaaataaaatatatatgaacagacctagatcagtgtgactgtccttttttaatcaattcggaatctggtggcaggcatagatcagtgtgtctgtcttttacaGTCAATACGGAATCCTGTTGCAGACTTAGATCAGTGTgcctgtcttttataatcaattcggaagatAGTGGCAGACCTATACTAGTGGGTCTGTAAGaaccaccatatatatatatatatatatatatatatatatatatatatatatatatatatatatatatatatatatatatatatatatatatatatctatatttatatatatatatattaatctatatttatatataattatatatatatatatatagaaataaataaatatatatatatatatatatatatatatatatatatatatatatatttatatatatatatatatatatatatatatatatatttatatatatatttatttatttatatatatatatatattattatatatatatatatatatatatatatatgtatatatttatttatttatttatttatatatatatatatataaatatatatatatatatatatatatatatatatatttatatatatatatatatatttatatatatatatatgtatatatttatttatttatttatttatatatatatatatatatatataaataaataaataaatatatatatatatatatatatatatatatatatatatatatataattattgcagaactagctgccagatagggttgcatgcatgctCTGCCTAGGGGAATCGttacaggaatcttatcaggaatcatttcagacgcgtgatggggtacaggacatagatcagcgtgtctaTGTGTTGAGATAATGCAAGGACATATGAACCTCAATTTATAAGACATCCAACATATACTGAACATTACAACTCACACCAACAATGTTACCTAATCTGACCTGAGATTACAACACCCGCACA contains:
- the LOC131602654 gene encoding NAC domain-containing protein 73-like yields the protein MTWCNDSNDQDRGIELITSNQNTLITDESKSTQTRTLSCPSCGHNIEFQDQGGINDLPGLPAGVKFDPNDQEILHHLEAKILFDVPKLHPLIDEFIPTLEGENGICYTHPEKLPGVRKDGQIRHFFHRPSKAYTTGTRKRRKVQTDEEGSETRWHKTGKTRPVFIGGAIKGFKKILVLYTNYGRQKKPEKTNWVMHQYHIGSNEEEKDGELVVSKVFYQTQPRQCGANNSSNIIIKDAYENRMMMTQGNVQDDNEAPTMDYYNPPFINYDHVGHNLEPQFNPNLVMQGDGSSFIRLAMDANKARLDRN
- the LOC131605531 gene encoding U-box domain-containing protein 6-like is translated as MKNLSIVYCKVLSIFPSLEAARPRSKTGIRALCSLHVALEKAKNVLHHCSVCSKLYLAVIGDSVLLKFEKVKCALEDSLRRVEDIVPQSIGYQVQEIVNEFASVEFALDPLEKQVGDDLITLLQQGKKFDEDSESYELESFHQAATRLGITSSRAALAERRALKKLIDKARAEEDKRKESIVAYLLHLMRKYSKLFRNEFSDDTDSQGSGPCSPTVQGSNEDGVPVSHNQAFGRQLSKLSSFSFTPNNNMEPGQMALPPEELRCPIYLQLMYDPIIIASGQTYERVCIEKWFSDGHNNCPKTQQNLPHLCLTPNYCVKGLVASWCEQNGIPIPEGPPESLDLNYWRLVISESESANSRSVNSVNSCKLKGVRVVPVEESCNSKEYGENEAESVSAQEEDTEQYLNFLKVLTEENNWKGKYEVVDKLRLLLRDDEEARILMGANGFVEALVLFLQSALHERNLMAQESGAMALFNIAVNNDRSALSSVVFIILNHYVEILFMLLQQGNFQFQLLNNSIFS